From the Quercus lobata isolate SW786 chromosome 6, ValleyOak3.0 Primary Assembly, whole genome shotgun sequence genome, one window contains:
- the LOC115993758 gene encoding cellulose synthase-like protein D1: MATSSGSPKKSSSSSSSSTASRPPNQGIKFARRTSSGRVVSLSRDDDLDMSGEFAGPNDYINYTVMMPPTPDNQPGADSETKPDGGPQRRRTGDEEGGGNATATGAAKMDRRVSVMKSSNNKSMLLRTQTGDFDHNRWLFETKGKYGIGNAFWSAEDDDYGSETGMSMSDFLDKPWKPLTRKVKIPTAILSPYRLLVLIRVVVLTLFLTWRIQNPNRDAMWLWGMSIVCECWFAFSWLLDILPKINPINRATDLAALRDKFEQSSPSNPHGRSDLPGIDIFVSTADPEKEPPLVTANTILSILAVDYPVEKLSCYISDDGGAILTFEAMAEAVQFAEVWVPFCRKHNIEPRNPDSYFSSKTDPTKNKKRPDFVKDRRWIKREYDEFKVRINGLPEAIRKRSETYNSKEEMKEKKLAREKNGGVLPLDPISFTKSTWMADGTHWPGTWLNPTADHSKGDHAGILQVMSKVPENETVMGHSDEKKLDFTGVDIRLPMFAYVSREKRPGYDHNKKAGAMNALVRASAILSNGPFILNLDCDHYIYNSQALREGMCFMMDRGGDRICYIQFPQRFEGIDPSDRYANHNTVFFDGNMRALDGLQGPVYVGTGCMFRRYALYGFHPPRANEYSGMFGQLKSPAPNISAMQSLQSDQEEDLDTQPLTSHPDLNLPRKFGNSTVLTESIAIAEYQGRPLADHISIKNGRPPGALLLPRAPLDAPTVAEAISVISCWYEDKTEWGDRIGWIYGSVTEDVVTGYRMHNRGWRSVYCVTKRDAFHGTAPINLTDRLHQVLRWATGSVEIFFSRNNAFLGSKRLKFLQRIAYLNVGIYPFTSFFLVVYCFLPALSLFTGNFIVQSLNISFLVYLLTITVTLTLISLLEVKWSGIGLEEWWRNEQFWVIGGTSAHLAAVLQGLLKVIAGIEISFTLTSKSGGEDEDDIYADLYIVKWTSLFMMPLTIMVVNLVAVVIGFSRTLYSVIPQWSKLMGGLFFSFWVLAHMYPFAKGLMGRRGRVPTIVYVWAGLVSITVSLLWISISPPDDTATTSGGGVQI; the protein is encoded by the exons ATGGCAACTTCATCAGGGTcaccaaaaaaatcatcatcatcatcatcatcatcaacggCAAGCCGGCCACCTAATCAGGGCATCAAATTTGCTCGACGCACATCAAGCGGCCGTGTTGTGAGCTTGTCCCGGGACGATGACTTGGACATGTCAGGCGAGTTTGCAGGGCCAAATGACTACATCAATTACACGGTGATGATGCCACCTACACCAGACAACCAGCCCGGTGCAGATTCAGAAACCAAGCCAGATGGTGGCCCCCAAAGGCGGAGGACCGGAGATGAGGAAGGCGGTGGTAATGCCACCGCCACCGGAGCTGCAAAGATGGACAGGAGGGTGTCAGTGATGAAATCTTCCAACAACAAATCAATGTTATTGAGGACCCAAACTGGGGACTTCGATCACAACCGCTGGTTGTTCGAGACTAAAGGGAAGTATGGCATTGGTAATGCGTTTTGGTCAGCCGAGGACGATGATTATGGCTCCGAAACTGGTATGAGCATGTCTGATTTTTTGGACAAGCCATGGAAGCCACTCACTAGGAAGGTTAAGATTCCAACCGCTATTCTTAGTCCttacag GTTACTAGTGCTGATCCGAGTAGTAGTTCTAACTTTGTTCCTCACATGGCGTATCCAAAACCCCAATCGAGATGCAATGTGGCTATGGGGCATGTCCATTGTGTGCGAGTGTTGGTTCGCCTTCTCATGGCTCTTAGACATTCTTCCCAAGATCAACCCCATCAACCGAGCCACTGACCTTGCTGCCCTCCGTGACAAGTTTGAGCAGTCCTCCCCATCCAACCCTCATGGTCGCTCTGACCTCCCTGGTATTGACATCTTTGTCTCCACTGCCGATCCTGAGAAGGAACCTCCTCTTGTCACAGCCAATACCATTCTCTCCATTCTTGCTGTGGACTACCCAGTCGAGAAGCTTTCATGCTATATTTCAGATGATGGTGGCGCCATACTCACATTCGAGGCCATGGCCGAGGCTGTTCAATTTGCcgag GTTTGGGTGCCCTTTTGCCGCAAACACAACATTGAGCCTAGGAATCCAGATAGTTACTTTAGCAGCAAAACTGATCCCACGAAGAACAAGAAGCGTCCTGATTTCGTCAAGGATCGGCGTTGGATCAAGAGAGAGTACGATGAGTTTAAGGTTAGGATAAATGGTCTCCCTGAAGCTATACGTAAGAGGAGTGAAACGTATAACTCCAAGGAGgaaatgaaggagaagaagcTTGCCCGTGAGAAAAATGGAGGAGTGTTGCCACTGGACCCCATTAGTTTCACCAAGTCTACGTGGATGGCCGATGGCACTCACTGGCCGGGGACCTGGCTCAATCCTACGGCTGATCATTCAAAGGGAGACCATGCTGGAATTTTACAG GTGATGAGTAAGGTTCCAGAAAATGAAACAGTGATGGGTCATTCAGACGAGAAAAAATTGGACTTCACTGGGGTGGACATTCGGCTACCAATGTTTGCATATGTCTCAAGAGAGAAGCGGCCAGGATATGACCACAACAAGAAAGCCGGTGCCATGAATGCCTTGGTTCGAGCTTCAGCAATACTGTCCAATGGTCCATTCATACTCAATTTGGATTGTGATCATTATATCTATAATTCTCAAGCTCTGAGGGAAGGGATGTGCTTCATGATGGACCGTGGAGGTGACAGGATATGCTACATACAGTTCCCCCAGAGATTTGAAGGGATTGATCCATCTGACCGATATGCAAATCATAACACTGTCTTTTTCGATG GAAATATGCGAGCTCTAGATGGTCTTCAGGGCCCGGTATACGTGGGAACCGGCTGCATGTTCCGGCGATATGCACTCTACGGTTTCCACCCACCTAGAGCAAACGAGTACTCAGGCATGTTTGGGCAATTAAAATCCCCAGCTCCCAATATTTCTGCAATGCAGTCATTGCAATCTGATCAGGAAGAGGACTTAGACACACAGCCCCTAACATCACACCCTGACTTGAACTTGCCAAGGAAGTTTGGGAATTCCACTGTGCTCACGGAGTCCATAGCCATTGCAGAGTACCAAGGAAGACCACTTGCTGATCACATTTCTATTAAAAATGGTAGGCCTCCAGGGGCACTGCTCCTGCCCCGCGCACCACTTGATGCGCCCACTGTTGCTGAGGCAATTTCTGTCATCTCTTGCTG GTATGAGGACAAGACTGAATGGGGTGACAGGATAGGTTGGATTTATGGATCAGTGACAGAGGATGTGGTAACTGGCTACAGAATGCACAACCGTGGGTGGCGATCTGTGTATTGTGTCACAAAGCGTGATGCTTTCCATGGCACAGCACCTATTAATCTCACTGATCGACTGCACCAAGTCCTTCGATGGGCCACTGGTTCTGTTGAAATCTTCTTCTCTCGGAACAATGCATTTCTTGGAAGCAAACGCCTCAAGTTCCTACAACGCATTGCATACCTCAATGTTGGTATCTACCCCTTCACTTCCTTCTTCTTAGTTGTATATTGCTTCCTTCCCGCGCTTTCTCTCTTCACAGGAAATTTCATTGTTCAAAGCCTAAACATCTCGTTCCTTGTCTATCTCCTTACCATCACTGTTACTCTCACTCTCATCTCCCTCCTGGAAGTCAAGTGGTCTGGTATAGGCCTTGAGGAATGGTGGAGAAATGAACAATTTTGGGTCATTGGTGGCACAAGTGCTCACCTTGCTGCTGTGCTTCAGGGTCTCCTAAAAGTTATAGCCGGTATTGAAATCTCTTTCACATTAACCTCAAAGTCTGGtggtgaagatgaagatgacaTATATGCTGATCTTTACATTGTGAAGTGGACAAGTCTATTCATGATGCCATTAACAATCATGGTAGTCAACCTGGTTGCTGTTGTTATTGGATTCTCCAGGACCTTATACAGTGTGATACCACAATGGAGTAAGCTGATGGGAGGATTGTTCTTTAGCTTCTGGGTGTTGGCTCACATGTACCCATTTGCCAAAGGTTTGATGGGGAGGAGAGGAAGAGTGCCCACAATTGTATACGTGTGGGCAGGGCTGGTTTCAATTACAGTGTCTTTGCTTTGGATATCAATTAGTCCTCCAGACGATACTGCCACTACCTCAGGTGGAGGTGTTCAGATATAA